In Psychrobacter sp. P11G3, a single genomic region encodes these proteins:
- a CDS encoding serine/threonine protein kinase — protein MENSASNPSITQALQAQAVQLLSTITQELDAQYFREIVHQRIAQQSTEQTQDIKTQHIDKTYFQGLTRAQHSQFGSVMIKWQLSDGAYPIAADLTHEADILAAVNASSKIKDNAIAPPLLAHHCVDVQILESSQQLVIVVMPYYSNGSLAGQLSDRNQHSLTMQQKHHFIMKSAYLIANLHQAGWLHNDIKPSNILIKGSDDEWSADTMSNSLPPRLLLTDFALAQRMTVANSQPNPAGTPAYLAPERWQGQKATIQSDIYAFGVMMVEILTGKRPFQVNADSHDKSKAWAIQHCQQPILKLSSEYSRYQCMVDKALAKRVERRYRSMDDVLIDLKLL, from the coding sequence ATGGAAAATAGTGCCAGTAATCCATCTATTACGCAAGCTTTGCAAGCGCAGGCGGTGCAGCTATTGTCCACTATTACCCAAGAACTGGACGCACAATATTTTAGGGAGATAGTACATCAACGTATTGCTCAGCAAAGCACAGAACAAACGCAAGATATCAAAACGCAACATATCGACAAGACTTACTTCCAAGGACTAACACGTGCCCAGCATTCGCAATTTGGTAGCGTGATGATTAAATGGCAGTTGAGTGATGGTGCTTATCCTATTGCTGCCGATTTAACTCATGAAGCGGATATTTTAGCTGCTGTAAATGCTTCATCGAAAATCAAAGATAATGCTATCGCACCGCCGCTATTGGCTCATCATTGCGTGGACGTTCAAATACTAGAGTCGTCTCAACAGCTCGTGATAGTAGTTATGCCTTATTACTCTAATGGTAGCTTGGCAGGACAGTTGAGTGATCGAAATCAGCACTCATTGACGATGCAACAAAAGCATCATTTCATCATGAAGTCTGCATACTTGATAGCCAATTTGCATCAGGCTGGCTGGCTACATAATGATATCAAGCCCAGCAATATTTTGATTAAAGGTTCTGACGATGAGTGGTCGGCAGATACTATGAGCAATAGTCTGCCTCCTAGATTATTACTCACTGATTTTGCTTTAGCACAACGTATGACGGTGGCTAATAGCCAACCAAATCCTGCTGGCACACCAGCATATCTCGCACCTGAGCGCTGGCAAGGACAGAAGGCAACTATACAAAGTGATATCTACGCGTTTGGCGTAATGATGGTTGAGATACTAACAGGGAAACGCCCGTTTCAGGTAAATGCCGACAGCCATGATAAATCAAAAGCGTGGGCGATTCAGCATTGCCAACAACCTATTCTAAAGCTGTCATCAGAATATAGTCGTTATCAATGTATGGTCGATAAGGCATTGGCGAAGCGGGTAGAGAGACGGTATCGGAGTATGGATGATGTTTTGATAGATTTAAAGTTATTATAA
- a CDS encoding DJ-1/PfpI family protein: protein MMAKVLIITGDFVEDYENMVPFQALLAMGHEVDAVCPDKVAGDSIATSIHDFEGDQTYTEKRGHNFVLNASFADINVEDYDALYLPGGRAPEYLRLNAKVIAMIQHFANTDKPIASVCHGPQMLTAAGVLKGKKVSAYPACQPEIEMAGAEYVKLPMDGAITDGQLVTAPAWPAHPAMLKQFVALL from the coding sequence ATCATGGCTAAAGTACTTATCATTACCGGTGATTTTGTTGAAGACTATGAAAACATGGTTCCGTTCCAAGCGCTACTAGCGATGGGGCATGAGGTTGATGCGGTCTGCCCAGATAAAGTGGCAGGTGATAGCATTGCTACCTCAATACACGACTTCGAAGGTGATCAAACTTATACCGAAAAACGCGGTCATAATTTTGTCCTTAATGCGTCTTTTGCTGATATCAATGTAGAAGATTACGATGCTTTGTATTTGCCAGGTGGACGTGCACCAGAATACTTGCGCTTGAATGCTAAGGTCATTGCGATGATTCAGCATTTCGCAAATACTGATAAACCGATTGCCTCAGTTTGTCATGGGCCACAAATGCTGACAGCTGCTGGCGTATTGAAGGGTAAAAAAGTATCTGCTTATCCTGCGTGTCAGCCAGAAATAGAAATGGCTGGCGCTGAGTATGTCAAGTTACCTATGGATGGCGCTATTACAGATGGCCAACTGGTAACGGCACCTGCATGGCCTGCCCACCCAGCGATGCTAAAGCAGTTTGTTGCTTTGCTATAA
- the pyrH gene encoding UMP kinase, whose amino-acid sequence MSDKNPRYARILLKLSGEALAGSKDMGIDTEVLDKMSLSIAHLRGLGVQVGIVVGGGNLYRGAQLQKEGLVGRVTGDQMGMLATVMNGLAMRDALERRNIKTRLMSALPIGEVTESYSSRNAIRYLKNGEVCIFVAGTGNPFFTTDTAACLRGIEIEAGLILKATKVDGVYDKDPSLHDDAVKYDGLTFDEVLEQKLGVMDLTAIALCREHNVPLQVFDMTKPNALLNVIMGENEGTRVFH is encoded by the coding sequence ATGTCTGACAAAAACCCGCGTTACGCTCGTATCTTGCTGAAACTCTCCGGTGAAGCCTTAGCTGGTAGTAAAGACATGGGTATCGATACCGAAGTGCTTGATAAAATGAGCTTGTCTATCGCTCACTTGCGTGGACTTGGTGTCCAAGTGGGTATCGTGGTCGGCGGTGGTAATTTATATCGCGGTGCACAGTTACAAAAAGAAGGTCTCGTTGGCCGTGTTACTGGTGATCAGATGGGCATGCTAGCGACCGTTATGAACGGACTGGCAATGCGTGATGCGCTTGAGCGTCGCAACATAAAAACTCGCTTGATGTCTGCATTGCCAATTGGTGAAGTCACTGAAAGCTATAGCAGTCGTAATGCCATTCGTTATCTTAAAAACGGCGAAGTTTGTATCTTTGTTGCCGGAACAGGCAACCCATTCTTTACCACTGACACCGCTGCTTGTTTGCGCGGTATCGAGATCGAAGCTGGTTTAATTTTAAAAGCGACTAAGGTCGATGGCGTTTATGACAAAGACCCAAGTCTGCATGACGATGCAGTCAAATATGATGGTCTGACTTTTGATGAGGTACTAGAGCAAAAGCTAGGCGTCATGGATTTAACGGCTATCGCATTGTGCCGTGAGCATAACGTACCGCTACAAGTGTTTGATATGACTAAGCCTAATGCATTATTGAATGTCATCATGGGTGAAAATGAAGGCACACGAGTTTTTCATTAA
- a CDS encoding sigma 54-interacting transcriptional regulator, with protein MTEYSDDLQPKSDDQSTQSQIVTVNNAPSDHPATLWLIDDDAALRMVLADTFEDAGLTVISFTQAQAAWTRLNDVLKQQESAEQLPDVILTDIRMPMMDGLSFSDWVHQHFPKMPIVIMTAHSDLTSAINSYQTGAFEYLPKPFDLDDAVATVYKAINYQPNLETTTVSLLDESNTNITSDTSTENLLKPKVAPASKTTKDNKSKGAAVTKDNGNPSGIIGQSPAMQTVFRAIGRLAQSPISVLITGESGTGKELVASALHQHSPRKQQPFIALNMAAIPHDLIESELFGHEKGAFTGAMTMRQGRFEQADGGTLFLDEIGDMPFSTQTRLLRVLANGEFYRVGGQQPIKVDVRIIAATHQNLEELVKQSRFREDLFYRLNVIRLPLPPLRTRPEDIPALALYFMQSAAEQMNTTPKHLHPAALQIMQTFDWRGNVRQLENVCLWLTVMATGDTVMATDLPPELLENISPNTVLYEEHGAAEQETQKHLVQNGDVLNGSSLNSHQNERSSPLPKNQSWQQALANWAEQSLSTGETDILQTATPEFERVLLTAALNHSGGKKIEAASLLGWGRNTLTRKLQQLDISAPRVPTKE; from the coding sequence ATGACTGAATATAGCGACGACCTCCAACCTAAAAGCGATGATCAATCAACACAATCACAAATAGTAACTGTGAATAATGCACCCAGCGACCACCCTGCAACATTGTGGTTAATCGATGACGATGCAGCCCTACGTATGGTGTTGGCCGACACGTTTGAAGATGCTGGATTGACCGTTATCAGTTTTACTCAAGCACAAGCAGCATGGACTCGCCTTAATGATGTGTTAAAACAGCAAGAGTCAGCCGAGCAATTACCAGACGTCATACTGACCGATATTCGTATGCCAATGATGGATGGATTGTCTTTTAGTGACTGGGTTCATCAGCATTTCCCTAAAATGCCAATCGTAATTATGACTGCACACTCAGACCTAACCTCTGCTATCAATAGCTATCAGACTGGTGCTTTTGAATACCTGCCCAAGCCTTTCGACTTAGATGATGCGGTTGCAACGGTTTATAAAGCCATCAATTATCAGCCTAATTTAGAAACAACGACCGTTTCCCTTTTAGATGAATCCAATACCAATATAACGTCTGACACGTCTACTGAAAACTTGCTAAAACCTAAAGTAGCACCTGCTAGTAAGACAACCAAAGACAATAAGAGCAAAGGTGCCGCCGTAACCAAAGATAATGGTAACCCTAGCGGCATCATTGGACAATCTCCAGCCATGCAAACGGTGTTTCGTGCCATTGGCAGGTTGGCACAATCTCCCATTTCCGTCTTAATCACTGGTGAGTCTGGAACAGGTAAAGAGTTGGTGGCCAGTGCATTGCACCAACACTCTCCGCGTAAACAGCAACCGTTTATTGCACTTAATATGGCAGCCATACCACACGACTTGATCGAGTCCGAACTATTTGGTCATGAAAAAGGTGCGTTCACTGGTGCAATGACGATGCGTCAAGGCCGTTTTGAACAGGCAGACGGCGGTACTCTATTTTTAGATGAAATCGGTGACATGCCTTTTAGCACTCAGACACGGCTGTTACGCGTACTGGCCAACGGTGAGTTTTATCGTGTTGGTGGTCAGCAGCCAATCAAGGTCGACGTGCGTATCATCGCAGCCACTCATCAAAACTTAGAAGAGCTGGTAAAACAGAGCCGATTCCGCGAAGACTTATTTTATCGCCTCAATGTTATTAGGCTACCCCTACCACCACTACGTACACGCCCTGAAGACATTCCTGCATTAGCCCTCTACTTTATGCAGTCTGCCGCAGAGCAAATGAATACCACCCCGAAGCATCTACATCCTGCCGCATTACAAATTATGCAGACGTTTGACTGGCGTGGTAACGTGCGCCAATTAGAAAACGTCTGTTTATGGCTCACGGTGATGGCCACTGGTGATACGGTGATGGCGACAGATTTGCCACCAGAGCTACTTGAAAACATCTCACCTAATACGGTGCTTTATGAAGAGCACGGCGCAGCAGAACAGGAGACTCAAAAGCATTTGGTACAAAATGGCGATGTATTAAATGGCAGTTCATTAAACAGTCATCAAAATGAGCGAAGTAGCCCGTTGCCTAAAAACCAAAGTTGGCAGCAAGCATTGGCTAATTGGGCTGAGCAGTCGTTAAGCACGGGTGAAACTGATATTTTGCAAACAGCAACCCCTGAGTTTGAGCGCGTTTTATTAACTGCAGCACTCAATCATAGTGGCGGTAAAAAGATAGAAGCCGCGAGCTTACTTGGTTGGGGACGCAATACTCTGACACGCAAATTGCAGCAATTGGATATCTCTGCCCCGAGAGTACCAACTAAAGAATAA
- a CDS encoding two-component system sensor histidine kinase NtrB: MNADFITAKTTPDLAFISQHLFTAILWVNDELSITRLNAQAEQLLAISSGRLINQSILTLLAPDELKTKDTVSIDNDSNDTNENEPSSEPAYSLTERFVQAQNYQQPFIDHDHIIKTPLNGNLSLSVDYSVTPVIYEQQPYFIIEMWGKDRQSRISEEQRQQQQYTVARHMLRSVAHEIKNPLAGIRGAAQLLQRQFIKFSDASTTSASSVDNALTTTNADTQHDLQKMNQKLRNYTDIIISETDRLTHLIGQLLGSNQLPNWQTLNIHEPLEHVLTLVTNQYPQVVLQRDYDLSLPELCADKDQLIQVFLNLINNACESMTEFEQTLQQNKISESQESSQSAIQTEGNSDYQPTLHIQTRVAFQHTIVGQQHKQVMQITITDNGSGIDPALIGQIFFPMVTSRAAGTGLGLSIVQDIISHHHGMIEVSSTKEQEDKQTRFTLYLPFTQPITET; encoded by the coding sequence ATGAACGCTGATTTTATAACCGCCAAAACAACCCCTGACCTCGCATTTATATCTCAGCATTTATTCACCGCTATTTTATGGGTCAACGATGAGCTATCAATCACGCGGTTGAATGCTCAAGCCGAGCAGCTACTTGCCATTAGTAGCGGCAGATTAATCAATCAATCCATCTTGACACTGCTAGCACCTGATGAGTTAAAGACTAAAGATACGGTATCTATAGATAATGATAGTAATGATACAAATGAAAATGAGCCTTCGAGCGAGCCAGCTTACTCTTTGACCGAGCGCTTTGTGCAAGCGCAAAACTATCAGCAGCCTTTTATCGACCATGATCACATTATCAAAACACCGCTAAATGGTAATTTATCATTGTCAGTCGACTATAGTGTCACGCCAGTCATCTATGAACAGCAGCCTTATTTTATTATCGAGATGTGGGGCAAAGATCGGCAAAGTCGTATCTCTGAGGAGCAGCGCCAACAACAGCAGTATACAGTTGCCCGTCATATGCTACGCTCGGTAGCGCACGAAATAAAAAACCCTCTTGCTGGTATTCGCGGGGCAGCCCAGCTGTTGCAACGGCAGTTTATTAAATTCAGCGACGCATCTACTACTAGCGCCTCTAGTGTTGATAATGCTTTGACAACTACCAACGCTGACACGCAGCATGATTTGCAAAAAATGAATCAAAAGCTGCGTAACTATACGGACATTATTATTTCAGAGACTGATCGGTTAACCCATCTTATTGGGCAGCTTCTGGGTTCCAATCAACTGCCAAACTGGCAAACGCTTAATATCCATGAGCCTCTAGAGCATGTCTTAACCTTAGTGACCAATCAGTATCCACAGGTAGTGTTACAGCGTGATTATGATTTATCATTGCCAGAGTTGTGTGCAGATAAGGATCAGCTGATTCAAGTGTTTTTAAACCTTATTAACAATGCTTGTGAGTCGATGACTGAGTTCGAACAAACGCTACAACAAAATAAAATCTCAGAGTCTCAAGAATCCTCACAATCTGCCATACAAACTGAGGGCAATTCTGACTATCAACCGACATTGCATATTCAAACGCGGGTTGCTTTTCAGCATACAATCGTCGGACAGCAGCACAAGCAAGTGATGCAAATTACTATTACTGATAATGGCTCAGGCATTGATCCAGCCTTGATTGGTCAAATATTTTTCCCAATGGTCACTAGCCGTGCAGCCGGTACAGGTCTTGGATTATCCATCGTCCAAGATATTATCAGTCATCATCATGGTATGATTGAAGTGAGCTCGACAAAAGAACAAGAGGACAAGCAAACCCGATTTACGCTATACCTACCATTTACTCAACCCATCACTGAGACATAA
- a CDS encoding ATP-binding protein produces the protein MSQPTIPTTSSDQPTYALPAPLLDLLSQYLQERVTPTIEIDPSQLAYRWVGGRTGHLQPLSVNLFLSLDDLHGIDTQKSKLVQNTRQFIKGYPANHVLMSGTRGAGKSSLIRALLQAHHSEGLRIIEVARDDLQVLDKIRAAINALPADCHCRYIVYCDDLAFNGQDESYRALKSVLDGSLDSEQDKLLVYATSNRRRLLPQMMKDNVDIYNGQTDEVNPYEAIDETVSLSDRFGLSLTFHPMDQQTYLQIVQHYLNLEQQKISADMDSDAKDILESQSMPDKIRKDALRWASERGGRSGRVAYQFSRFWSGETQLAIEDSKR, from the coding sequence ATGTCCCAACCAACTATCCCGACCACGTCATCTGATCAGCCTACTTATGCCCTACCCGCACCTTTGTTAGACTTACTCAGTCAGTACTTACAAGAGCGAGTCACACCAACTATTGAAATCGACCCGAGCCAGCTTGCTTATCGCTGGGTTGGTGGTCGCACTGGTCACCTGCAGCCTTTGTCGGTCAACCTGTTTTTGAGCTTAGATGACTTGCATGGTATCGATACGCAAAAGTCGAAACTGGTACAAAACACCCGTCAGTTTATTAAAGGTTATCCTGCTAACCATGTATTGATGTCAGGCACCCGAGGTGCTGGTAAGTCATCATTGATTCGCGCTTTGCTACAAGCCCATCATAGTGAAGGCTTACGTATTATTGAGGTTGCCCGCGATGATCTGCAAGTATTGGATAAGATCCGTGCTGCTATTAATGCCCTACCAGCAGATTGTCATTGCCGCTATATCGTATACTGTGATGACCTCGCTTTTAATGGTCAAGACGAAAGCTATCGTGCGCTAAAGAGCGTGCTCGATGGCTCGCTAGACTCTGAGCAAGACAAACTACTGGTCTACGCCACCAGTAATCGCCGTCGCTTGCTACCGCAGATGATGAAAGACAATGTCGATATTTATAATGGGCAGACGGATGAAGTCAATCCTTATGAGGCTATTGATGAGACCGTGTCATTATCAGATCGGTTCGGTTTGTCCCTCACCTTCCATCCTATGGATCAGCAGACTTATCTGCAAATCGTTCAGCACTATCTGAATTTAGAGCAGCAAAAAATCTCAGCTGATATGGATAGTGATGCTAAGGACATTTTGGAAAGTCAGTCTATGCCTGATAAGATTAGAAAGGATGCGCTACGTTGGGCCTCAGAACGTGGCGGTCGCTCAGGACGAGTTGCTTACCAGTTCAGCCGTTTTTGGAGTGGTGAAACACAATTGGCTATCGAAGACAGTAAGCGCTAG
- the frr gene encoding ribosome recycling factor → MIKEIKQDGEARMQKTLEALESTFSKVRTGRAHPGMLSGVMVSYYGSDTPLNQVASVNVEDSRTLLVQPFDRTMVQAVDKAIREADLGLNPMSADVIRVPMPALTEDTRRDMQKLARGEAESSRVSIRNIRRDMMNDIKDLAKEKEISEDDERRASDDIQKITDKYIETIDARLSKKESDLMEV, encoded by the coding sequence ATGATTAAAGAGATTAAGCAAGACGGCGAAGCACGCATGCAAAAAACGTTGGAAGCGCTTGAAAGCACTTTCAGCAAAGTTCGTACTGGCCGTGCGCATCCAGGTATGTTGTCAGGTGTGATGGTCAGCTACTACGGTTCTGATACACCATTGAACCAAGTGGCAAGCGTGAACGTTGAAGATTCACGTACCTTACTGGTTCAACCGTTTGACCGTACGATGGTGCAAGCAGTAGATAAGGCCATTCGTGAAGCAGATTTGGGTCTAAACCCAATGTCTGCTGATGTGATTCGTGTGCCGATGCCAGCATTGACAGAAGATACTCGTCGCGATATGCAAAAGCTTGCACGTGGTGAAGCTGAGAGCAGCCGCGTTTCTATCCGCAATATTCGCCGTGACATGATGAATGACATCAAAGATTTGGCAAAAGAAAAAGAAATCTCAGAAGATGATGAGCGCCGCGCTAGTGATGATATTCAAAAAATCACTGACAAATATATCGAAACGATCGATGCTCGCTTGAGTAAGAAAGAAAGCGATTTGATGGAAGTTTAA
- the rimO gene encoding 30S ribosomal protein S12 methylthiotransferase RimO, whose product MSKTSTESVNTTATAPLSAVKDTATIFNPAAPTIVQAQSQADVSQTDAKQPYHHKANHNQNRSVAQSSDVTTANATATMPVSAAPKIGFVSLGCPKALVDSERIITELSRDGYQVASDYDGADLVVVNTCGFIESAVQESLDAIGEAISKNGKVIVTGCLGKEADKIREMHPAVLAVTGAHAYDEVITAVAQHVPKPNRSQDANYDPKIDLINEAGIKLTPSHYAYLKISEGCNHRCTFCIIPSLRGDLVSRPIDNVMNEALALKKAGVKELLIISQDTSAYGLDLKYKTSFWNGMPLKSKFYDLCQALNDLGIWVRLHYVYPYPHVDKVVELMGEKKLLPYLDIPFQHASHRILKAMKRPAHSENTLARIKAWRDICPDIVIRSTFVVGFPGETEEDFQCLLDWLVEARLDRVGAFTYSEVEGAVANDLPDHVPEDIKQSRYERLMALQQDISAQKLQEKVGKTLTVLVDEIDSDENIAICRSYADAPEIDGHVYVDDINTQVKVGQFLTVTIDDASEYDLFASYQG is encoded by the coding sequence ATGTCCAAAACTTCTACCGAGTCAGTGAATACGACAGCAACAGCTCCTCTATCTGCCGTAAAAGACACTGCCACTATCTTCAATCCTGCCGCGCCTACCATAGTTCAAGCGCAGAGTCAGGCAGATGTCAGTCAAACAGATGCTAAACAACCTTACCATCATAAAGCCAACCACAACCAAAACCGTAGTGTAGCCCAAAGCAGCGATGTAACGACTGCCAATGCGACTGCTACGATGCCAGTTAGTGCAGCGCCAAAGATTGGTTTTGTGTCACTAGGTTGTCCAAAAGCATTGGTAGATAGTGAGCGTATTATCACTGAGCTAAGCCGTGATGGCTATCAAGTAGCCAGTGATTATGATGGTGCTGACTTGGTCGTGGTAAACACTTGCGGCTTCATTGAATCAGCAGTACAAGAGTCGCTTGATGCGATCGGCGAGGCCATTAGCAAAAATGGTAAAGTGATTGTTACTGGTTGCTTAGGTAAAGAAGCGGACAAAATCCGTGAGATGCATCCAGCTGTACTAGCAGTGACGGGCGCGCATGCTTATGACGAAGTGATTACGGCAGTGGCGCAGCATGTGCCAAAGCCTAATCGCAGTCAGGACGCCAACTATGATCCAAAAATAGATTTGATTAATGAAGCGGGTATCAAACTGACCCCAAGCCATTATGCTTATCTAAAAATATCAGAAGGCTGTAATCACCGTTGTACGTTCTGCATTATCCCAAGCTTGCGCGGTGATTTGGTATCGCGCCCGATTGATAATGTGATGAACGAAGCACTGGCGCTCAAAAAAGCTGGCGTGAAAGAATTGCTTATTATCTCGCAAGATACCTCGGCATATGGACTTGACCTAAAGTACAAGACCAGCTTTTGGAATGGCATGCCGCTCAAGTCTAAGTTTTATGACTTATGCCAAGCATTGAACGATTTGGGCATTTGGGTTCGCTTGCATTATGTCTATCCGTATCCACATGTAGACAAAGTCGTTGAGTTGATGGGTGAGAAGAAACTACTGCCTTATCTGGACATTCCGTTCCAGCATGCTAGCCATCGCATCCTAAAAGCGATGAAACGTCCTGCGCATAGCGAAAACACCTTGGCCCGTATCAAAGCGTGGCGTGATATCTGTCCTGATATCGTCATTCGTTCGACCTTTGTGGTTGGCTTCCCTGGCGAGACAGAAGAAGATTTTCAGTGCTTGCTTGATTGGCTGGTTGAAGCACGTCTCGATCGCGTGGGCGCATTCACTTATTCAGAAGTAGAAGGCGCAGTGGCCAACGACTTGCCTGACCATGTCCCTGAAGACATCAAGCAGTCTCGTTATGAGCGTTTAATGGCGCTACAGCAAGATATTTCAGCGCAAAAGCTACAGGAAAAAGTCGGCAAAACCTTAACGGTATTAGTCGATGAAATTGATAGCGATGAAAATATTGCTATTTGCCGTAGCTATGCTGATGCACCTGAAATTGATGGTCATGTCTATGTTGATGACATCAACACTCAAGTTAAAGTAGGGCAGTTCTTAACAGTGACTATCGATGATGCTAGCGAATATGATCTGTTCGCCAGTTATCAAGGCTAG
- a CDS encoding ribbon-helix-helix domain-containing protein, with protein MCQLFISADDSLWSSKTKSLRIQGVVTSIRLEVFFWDILEELSFRDQMTVNQLITKLYLESLDADHDIGNFTSFLRVCCSRYLSLIADGDLSRETRLPLEKVDAKNIIQRETLRKNQRNALFNDNEGNLSIN; from the coding sequence ATGTGCCAACTTTTTATTAGTGCTGACGATAGCTTGTGGAGCTCTAAAACCAAATCGCTTCGCATTCAGGGAGTTGTCACTTCAATTCGTTTAGAGGTGTTTTTTTGGGATATATTAGAAGAGTTGTCATTTCGTGATCAAATGACGGTTAATCAATTGATCACTAAGCTATACCTTGAATCTCTCGATGCTGATCATGATATTGGCAATTTCACCTCTTTTTTAAGAGTGTGTTGTTCTCGTTATTTATCCTTAATAGCCGATGGTGATCTTTCCCGCGAAACAAGATTACCTTTAGAAAAAGTCGATGCCAAAAATATCATTCAACGTGAAACCCTCCGTAAAAATCAACGTAATGCATTATTCAATGATAATGAGGGAAACCTTTCTATTAATTAG